Proteins from a single region of Neodiprion virginianus isolate iyNeoVirg1 chromosome 4, iyNeoVirg1.1, whole genome shotgun sequence:
- the LOC124302945 gene encoding 39S ribosomal protein L35, mitochondrial — MLRIVGLAWRAAGTARAAGVSAGYSNFSKLIPAGFTTATTNCRCFSALSTYFRPLVDSARDSRVSIISEPLAGMLLPVPIQSTQVPVRTLTKFSLQKGKRKCVKAVIKRFYRLNWGCWIRTKTGRHKKLWKKSPANRRRLRQHVFVNATQSWLLDTMVTNFWRRPRFYVNDPYTPYHSREEFIFTRTKPSLK, encoded by the exons ATGCTGCGCATCGTCGGTCTGGCTTGGCGAG CCGCTGGAACTGCGCGCGCAGCCGGAGTAAGCGCaggatattcaaatttctctaaACTCATCCCTGCTGGATTTACGACCGCGACGACAAATTGCCGATGTTTCAGCGCCCTTTCTACTTATTTTCGACCCCTCGTAGACTCGGCTAGGGATTCGCGAGTTTCGATAATCAG CGAACCTCTAGCAGGGATGCTTTTGCCAGTTCCTATTCAGTCAACGCAAGTCCCTGTGAGAACGTTGACTAAGTTTTCACTCCAGAAAGGGAAACGAAAATGTGTGAAGGCGGTCATCAAGCGATTCTACAGACTGAACTG GGGTTGTTGGATTCGCACAAAGACAGGCCGACATAAGAAACTCTGGAAGAAGTCGCCAGCGAATAGAAGACGGCTAAGACAGCACGTCTTCGTAAATGCTACACAATCTTGGCTGCTGGACACGATGGTAACCAATTTCTGGCGAAGGCCTAGATTCTACGTCAATGATCCTTACACTCCGTATCACTCTAGAGAGGAATTCATTTTCACCAGAACTAAACCGTCTTTGAAGTAA
- the LOC124302936 gene encoding fumarylacetoacetate hydrolase domain-containing protein 2A isoform X2 yields the protein MPLKGTIRVITRACLSTKRPSGADKTAFKSATTHLMRVASRSFSTTGSLEMRFVQFVNKNGGPQHLGVQLQPGGDITDISAVDSRIPNNLKKFLEGGEDLLKNVKRIVVEGRSIVQEADVNFLPPVTRMDKLACVGLNYSGHCKEQGLEPPKSPVMFSKFPSNIVGPNDDVVLPSISDKVDWEVELAIVIGKKGKALNNHEAEDYIFGYTIAQDLSARDWQKGSRNGGQFLLGKAMDNFCPLGPAVVTKEAICDINNLSVKTWVNGQLKQDGNTSELIFKPHDIVAYLSQFVTLLPGDVILTGTPGGVGFARNPPEYLKKGDILESEIESLGRMRNTMV from the exons ATGCCACTCAAGGGAACGATCAGAGTGATAACCAGGGCGTGTCTATCGACCAAGCGCCCCTCCGGAGCCGATAAAACGGCTTTCAAAAGCGCAACGACACATTTAATGCGAGTCGCAAGCAGAAGCTTCTCAACTACCGGATCGCTCGAAATGAG GTTCGTACaatttgtgaataaaaatgggGGCCCCCAGCACCTGGGGGTACAACTTCAACCGGGCGGCGACATCACCGACATATCGGCTGTCGATTCCAGGATCCCGAACaacctgaaaaaattcttggaaGGCGGTGAGGACCTACTAAAAAATGTGAAGAG GATAGTAGTCGAAGGCAGAAGCATAGTGCAAGAAGCCGACGTTAACTTCCTTCCCCCAGTTACCCGGATGGACAAACTAGCCTGCGTTGGCTTAAACTACAGTGGACACTGCAAGGAACAAGGGCTGGAACCCCCAAAAAGTCCTGTCATGTTCAGTAAATTTCCCAGCAATATCGTAGGACCGAATGATGACGTCGTTTTACCCAGCATATCCGAT AAAGTTGATTGGGAAGTGGAACTGGCGATAGTGATTGGAAAGAAGGGTAAGGCGCTGAACAACCATGAAGCTGAGGACTACATATTCGGCTACACGATCGCCCAGGACTTATCTGCCCGTGACTGGCAAAAAGGAAGTCGAAATGGCGGCCAATTTCTCCTCGGCAAGGCCATGGACAATTTCTGTCCTCTGGGGCCTGCCGTCGTTACAAAAGAGGCGATATGTGACATAAACAATCTGTCTGTAAAAACGTGggtcaacggtcagctcaAGCAGGATGGAAATACCAGCGAACTCATTTTCAAGCCCCATGATATCGTTGCCTACCTTTCTCA atttgttACTCTGCTACCCGGTGATGTAATTTTAACCGGAACTCCTGGTGGCGTTGGATTTGCACGCAATCCTCCGGAGTATCTGAAG AAAGGAGACATCCTAGAATCGGAAATAGAAAGTCTCGGTCGTATGCGTAACACAATGGTTTGA
- the LOC124302936 gene encoding fumarylacetoacetate hydrolase domain-containing protein 2A isoform X1 — MPLKGTIRVITRACLSTKRPSGADKTAFKSATTHLMRVASRSFSTTGSLEMRFVQFVNKNGGPQHLGVQLQPGGDITDISAVDSRIPNNLKKFLEGGEDLLKNVKRNESLMETVKRIVVEGRSIVQEADVNFLPPVTRMDKLACVGLNYSGHCKEQGLEPPKSPVMFSKFPSNIVGPNDDVVLPSISDKVDWEVELAIVIGKKGKALNNHEAEDYIFGYTIAQDLSARDWQKGSRNGGQFLLGKAMDNFCPLGPAVVTKEAICDINNLSVKTWVNGQLKQDGNTSELIFKPHDIVAYLSQFVTLLPGDVILTGTPGGVGFARNPPEYLKKGDILESEIESLGRMRNTMV; from the exons ATGCCACTCAAGGGAACGATCAGAGTGATAACCAGGGCGTGTCTATCGACCAAGCGCCCCTCCGGAGCCGATAAAACGGCTTTCAAAAGCGCAACGACACATTTAATGCGAGTCGCAAGCAGAAGCTTCTCAACTACCGGATCGCTCGAAATGAG GTTCGTACaatttgtgaataaaaatgggGGCCCCCAGCACCTGGGGGTACAACTTCAACCGGGCGGCGACATCACCGACATATCGGCTGTCGATTCCAGGATCCCGAACaacctgaaaaaattcttggaaGGCGGTGAGGACCTACTAAAAAATGTGAAGAG GAACGAGAGTTTAATGGAGACTGTGAAAAG GATAGTAGTCGAAGGCAGAAGCATAGTGCAAGAAGCCGACGTTAACTTCCTTCCCCCAGTTACCCGGATGGACAAACTAGCCTGCGTTGGCTTAAACTACAGTGGACACTGCAAGGAACAAGGGCTGGAACCCCCAAAAAGTCCTGTCATGTTCAGTAAATTTCCCAGCAATATCGTAGGACCGAATGATGACGTCGTTTTACCCAGCATATCCGAT AAAGTTGATTGGGAAGTGGAACTGGCGATAGTGATTGGAAAGAAGGGTAAGGCGCTGAACAACCATGAAGCTGAGGACTACATATTCGGCTACACGATCGCCCAGGACTTATCTGCCCGTGACTGGCAAAAAGGAAGTCGAAATGGCGGCCAATTTCTCCTCGGCAAGGCCATGGACAATTTCTGTCCTCTGGGGCCTGCCGTCGTTACAAAAGAGGCGATATGTGACATAAACAATCTGTCTGTAAAAACGTGggtcaacggtcagctcaAGCAGGATGGAAATACCAGCGAACTCATTTTCAAGCCCCATGATATCGTTGCCTACCTTTCTCA atttgttACTCTGCTACCCGGTGATGTAATTTTAACCGGAACTCCTGGTGGCGTTGGATTTGCACGCAATCCTCCGGAGTATCTGAAG AAAGGAGACATCCTAGAATCGGAAATAGAAAGTCTCGGTCGTATGCGTAACACAATGGTTTGA